A region from the uncultured Draconibacterium sp. genome encodes:
- a CDS encoding uroporphyrinogen decarboxylase family protein, translating into MTNEQWNLLLGTVNGKAPDKPLTGFIIDSPWIPGWAGISTLQYFSSEKIWFEANKKVIETFPEMLFLPGFWSEFGMCTEPSAFGAKSVWSEYSLPHADKIMSDVSEAGKLKVPNPKTDGLLPFTIQRLLNYQKPINEMGHEIKFAVVRGPLNIASFLMGTTELMMGFMMDPENSHKLLEIITQFSINWLQYQKEIFPSIEGILLLDDIVGFIGDDECREYAVPYIKRIFNAFDSKLNFFHNDAQGLISTPYLQEMNVQLYNFSFEHSMKEIRELAGPEIALIGNLPPRDVLSAGTPEQIKSETLQMVKDFGDTSRVVWSCGGGMPQDVSTENILAFNEAINSAVPELQIN; encoded by the coding sequence ATGACTAACGAACAATGGAACTTGCTATTAGGCACAGTAAATGGCAAAGCTCCTGATAAACCACTTACAGGATTTATTATCGATAGCCCATGGATTCCCGGTTGGGCTGGTATATCAACCTTACAGTATTTTTCATCAGAAAAAATTTGGTTTGAAGCCAATAAAAAAGTAATTGAAACATTTCCGGAGATGTTGTTTTTACCCGGATTCTGGTCGGAATTTGGAATGTGTACCGAGCCATCAGCTTTTGGAGCAAAGTCGGTTTGGAGCGAATACAGCCTGCCACATGCCGACAAAATTATGAGTGATGTTTCGGAGGCAGGAAAACTAAAGGTACCAAACCCAAAAACCGATGGCTTACTTCCGTTTACCATTCAACGGCTGCTTAATTATCAAAAACCCATAAACGAGATGGGACACGAAATTAAGTTTGCAGTAGTGCGTGGCCCCTTAAATATTGCATCGTTTTTAATGGGAACAACCGAACTTATGATGGGATTTATGATGGATCCGGAAAACAGTCATAAACTGCTTGAAATAATCACCCAATTTTCGATTAACTGGTTGCAGTACCAAAAAGAGATTTTCCCATCAATTGAAGGAATTTTGTTACTCGATGATATTGTCGGCTTTATTGGCGATGATGAATGTCGCGAGTATGCTGTACCATACATAAAACGTATTTTTAATGCCTTCGACTCAAAATTGAATTTTTTCCACAACGATGCCCAGGGCTTAATCTCAACACCCTATCTACAGGAAATGAATGTTCAGCTTTATAACTTTAGCTTTGAGCATAGCATGAAAGAAATACGTGAATTGGCAGGCCCGGAGATTGCATTAATTGGGAACCTTCCACCACGCGATGTTTTATCGGCAGGTACACCAGAACAAATAAAAAGCGAAACCCTGCAGATGGTAAAAGATTTTGGCGATACCAGTCGTGTGGTATGGTCGTGCGGCGGCGGAATGCCACAAGATGTTAGTACCGAAAATATTTTGGCTTTTAATGAGGCAATCAACAGCGCCGTACCTGAGTTACAAATCAATTAA
- a CDS encoding AraC family transcriptional regulator has protein sequence MKIMHEQIDFPGRSSVKAKIQEKVCFTYPWHFHSEYEIVYVLDGFGTRFVADNIEAFDSGDLVLLGSNLPHFWKTDASYHEKDQKKKIKYIVLQFPNEFFKEAISEYPEFHRIKDLLNRSGRGISFSKEFAEKMRKKVLRVARSKGFERPLLMLQLLHSMAKAQNFRLLAGQYYQMQTHNFTNDRLTKVMHYLNTTYLEKVELNDVAAVANMHPSAFCRYFKENSGKSLSEFINDMRIGYACRLLLEGKMTVSQICFESGFNNLSNFNRTFKRHTGHTPTAYFEEFHKE, from the coding sequence ATGAAAATAATGCACGAACAAATCGATTTTCCGGGCAGATCGAGTGTAAAAGCAAAAATACAGGAAAAAGTTTGTTTTACCTATCCCTGGCATTTTCATTCAGAGTACGAAATTGTATATGTTTTGGATGGTTTTGGAACCCGCTTTGTAGCCGACAATATTGAAGCGTTTGACTCTGGCGATCTTGTGCTTTTAGGCAGCAACTTGCCCCATTTCTGGAAAACCGATGCATCGTATCATGAAAAAGATCAGAAAAAGAAGATCAAATATATTGTTCTGCAGTTTCCCAACGAATTTTTTAAAGAAGCCATTTCTGAATATCCTGAATTTCACCGGATTAAAGATTTGCTGAACAGGTCGGGTAGGGGTATCTCTTTTTCGAAAGAGTTTGCTGAAAAGATGAGAAAGAAGGTGTTACGTGTGGCTCGGTCAAAAGGTTTTGAACGCCCTTTACTAATGTTACAACTTTTACATTCAATGGCAAAAGCGCAAAACTTTCGTTTGCTGGCCGGGCAATATTACCAAATGCAGACACACAATTTCACCAACGACCGACTCACAAAAGTGATGCACTACCTTAACACAACTTATCTTGAAAAAGTAGAATTAAATGATGTAGCCGCTGTTGCCAATATGCACCCGTCTGCTTTTTGCAGGTATTTTAAAGAGAACTCAGGAAAATCATTGTCGGAATTTATAAACGATATGCGAATTGGTTATGCCTGCAGGTTGTTGCTGGAAGGAAAAATGACAGTGTCGCAAATTTGTTTTGAAAGTGGTTTTAACAACCTTTCGAATTTTAACCGAACTTTTAAACGCCATACCGGACATACGCCTACAGCTTACTTCGAAGAGTTTCATAAAGAATAG
- a CDS encoding ThuA domain-containing protein, giving the protein MKKSILLITILTFTISFAQAQHQPFACTKEWVQKIEKLAPETAEVNPAEVRQVLIFDRFTGFDHWVIPHTSQVIKMLGKKTGAYETRITKDIFCLEKDELKKYDMIVLNSTCSVGPRRDLILDALETDTSFDDETCKQKAAELEANLINYVKNGGGLMVVHGAIVMQNNSISFSEMVGGSFDYHPPQQEVALELVDASHPLVKAFKGENFVHIDEPYLFNKAYAQKNFKPLLYMDTDKLSNKKKPIEDNIRYVAWIKKHGKGRVFFVSPSHNAQSFENERMLKFYLDGAQYALGDLKCDDTPIQ; this is encoded by the coding sequence ATGAAAAAATCTATACTACTGATAACTATTCTAACATTTACGATCAGTTTTGCACAGGCCCAACACCAACCATTTGCCTGCACAAAAGAGTGGGTACAAAAAATTGAAAAACTTGCCCCCGAAACAGCTGAAGTAAATCCGGCAGAAGTACGACAAGTTCTTATTTTTGACCGATTTACCGGCTTCGACCACTGGGTAATTCCGCATACCAGCCAGGTAATTAAAATGCTCGGAAAAAAAACAGGAGCATACGAAACCCGTATTACCAAAGACATATTCTGCCTGGAAAAAGACGAGCTAAAAAAATACGACATGATTGTGCTTAACAGCACGTGCTCGGTAGGGCCACGTCGCGATTTAATCCTTGATGCTTTGGAAACAGACACTAGTTTTGATGATGAAACCTGCAAACAAAAAGCCGCTGAACTGGAAGCCAACCTTATCAACTATGTGAAAAACGGCGGAGGTTTAATGGTTGTGCACGGCGCAATTGTTATGCAAAACAACTCAATATCATTTAGCGAAATGGTAGGAGGTAGCTTCGACTATCATCCCCCGCAGCAAGAGGTTGCACTGGAATTGGTTGATGCCAGCCACCCGCTTGTAAAAGCTTTTAAAGGAGAAAACTTTGTACACATTGACGAACCCTATCTATTTAATAAAGCTTACGCGCAGAAAAATTTCAAACCACTTTTGTACATGGACACCGATAAGCTAAGCAACAAAAAGAAACCAATTGAAGACAATATCAGGTATGTTGCCTGGATTAAAAAACACGGTAAAGGCCGCGTATTTTTTGTTTCGCCATCGCACAATGCACAAAGTTTCGAAAACGAGCGTATGCTAAAATTTTATTTGGATGGCGCACAATATGCTTTGGGCGATTTAAAATGTGATGATACACCTATTCAATAA
- a CDS encoding PmoA family protein yields MKTAVLLTFLIVTQTLFAQHLAQFSVVVNEDRMNTPISVSLDGLNYNTDKGELALYELEGNKEVAIPCQLESGHSARLWFLLNGETKAGTTRKFVLKAVEETKKTEAFVGLKKDNEDLCLHLGEKSILKYRYAVTLPPKEADPLYKRSGYIHPLSSPGGKVLTRIQAPDHYHHYGIWGPWTKTHIDDRAVDFWNLKAGQGTVKFAGFLAENEGTVFSGFKALQQHIDFGCPGEDQIAMNEILDVRAWNIGDGVWMVDYTTSLNSPLKNGIMLDAYRYGGGIGFRATETWHKDNCTVLTSDGKTRIDADGSYARWCLVEGESNVAEGRSGILFMSHPSNRMHPEPMRVWPLDANGGRGDMYFEFVPIRHDDWKINPKQTYTLKYRMIIFDGNITAEAAEKYWNSFASNPLVSFN; encoded by the coding sequence ATGAAAACAGCAGTATTACTAACATTCCTAATTGTAACCCAAACACTTTTTGCACAACATCTTGCACAATTTAGTGTAGTCGTTAACGAAGACCGGATGAACACTCCAATATCGGTTTCTTTAGATGGCCTGAATTACAATACCGACAAGGGTGAACTCGCCCTTTACGAGCTCGAGGGTAACAAAGAGGTTGCCATTCCCTGCCAACTCGAAAGCGGACATTCGGCACGTCTTTGGTTCTTGTTAAACGGAGAAACAAAAGCCGGAACCACGCGCAAATTTGTTTTAAAAGCAGTAGAAGAAACGAAAAAAACAGAAGCTTTTGTTGGCCTTAAAAAAGACAACGAAGATTTATGTTTGCACCTCGGCGAAAAATCTATTTTAAAGTACCGATACGCGGTTACCTTGCCTCCAAAAGAAGCCGATCCGCTTTATAAACGTTCGGGTTACATTCATCCACTATCATCGCCCGGGGGGAAAGTATTAACACGTATTCAGGCACCCGACCATTACCATCATTATGGTATTTGGGGGCCATGGACCAAAACACATATCGACGACAGAGCAGTGGATTTCTGGAACCTGAAAGCGGGGCAAGGCACCGTTAAATTTGCAGGATTTTTAGCCGAAAATGAAGGAACAGTATTTAGCGGATTTAAAGCCTTGCAGCAGCATATTGATTTTGGTTGCCCCGGAGAGGACCAAATTGCCATGAACGAAATTCTTGATGTTCGTGCCTGGAATATTGGCGATGGTGTTTGGATGGTAGATTACACCACCTCGTTAAACAGCCCGCTTAAAAACGGCATAATGCTGGATGCCTACCGTTACGGCGGAGGAATTGGCTTTAGAGCTACCGAAACCTGGCACAAAGACAATTGCACGGTACTTACTTCGGATGGAAAAACAAGAATAGATGCAGATGGATCTTATGCACGCTGGTGCCTGGTTGAAGGCGAATCGAATGTGGCAGAAGGGCGTTCAGGCATTCTTTTTATGAGTCACCCATCTAACCGGATGCACCCCGAACCTATGCGGGTGTGGCCACTTGATGCCAATGGAGGACGTGGCGATATGTATTTCGAATTTGTACCAATTCGTCACGACGACTGGAAGATTAACCCAAAACAAACCTATACATTAAAATATCGTATGATTATTTTTGATGGAAATATAACTGCCGAAGCAGCGGAAAAGTATTGGAATAGTTTTGCCAGCAACCCGCTTGTAAGTTTTAATTAG
- a CDS encoding glycoside hydrolase family 2 TIM barrel-domain containing protein has product MNHILLLFFLCFAFSGFAQEVEFLPSDWENPAVFEKGQSEPHAFHIPFATADAALRNLPHNCANYRLLNGQWKFMWVETPDEVPENFWENDFDVSGWDEIKVPANWQMEGYGHPKFRNIALSFENNPPNIPDYYNPTGCYKRKFIVPDNWQDKEVMLRFEGIKSAAYIWVNGKRVGYNQGGFEPAEFNITPFIEKGENDLAVQVFRFSDGSYLENQDMWRLSGIFRDVKLYAQPKVFIHDFFVVSDLDEEYKNATLTLDVDVRSKLTIASPGQISINVFTDEGLSVLTDGAVRENFIIDSMGAVKVKLTSLVIDPPKWSAEFPELFTLLVQLQNNEGKLSEAFTQKIGFREVEYRDHILTVNGVPVKLNGVNSHMHHPEHGQALPLETLRHDLLLMKQHNINCVRTSHYPPSPAYLDLADELGIYIVDEVGDEAHNNTQLSDNKEWTEMYRDRVRKLVYRDRNHPSVIMWSAGNESGSGQNIHEVIKTGKAIDPSRPAWMYGGNTFYIPFEDIVGPRYWAPVDYKNLARGKVLPPNDRRASFMDEYLAATGNGLGGMDEYWEYIWRYPRLTGGAIWDWISPGIKTTCWTVPDHSVNNINGQIMGRPVFQQGAMGWGLEFSGHDDWVEFYRHPKLDISGNQLAIGFWVKPRPIEQTNVFVAKGKHAYGLQMANEQTLEFYVSNGERISAKAKVPDNFYDKWHQVVGICNGRSLQLYLDGKNVANAKFSGNIQSSPFPLCIGREAETQDQGEHSGRMSCMVFDELKVFDKAVSIDEFNKLTTGDALLHLNFEEDEKTGDFWAVGLGGRTYGIVWPDRTAQPEIKQMKRSGQPVKMDAVDIENGVLKITNRHHFKNLNQLEGIWQILVDGQASQRGFFSCDIAAGEAGEVQIEYRRPRIEAGTECLLEVSFVLKEDQRWAARGYEIAWEQFKVPTDFYFVDKEAVAGKVSFTETKRELVVKGNDFHYVFDKNTGQMISLNYKGTEYLDGPPQFNIWRAPLANDVDPWGSYMFSQSKYMPGLGRSIDNQLRTLGMCTLIPELEKYDMQQLNNKELVLSMVIFSNTDTDPAKRKDHWFFSSAFQRNETWTIAADGSIQLEQEIIPHGPMPDMLPKVGMQFQLPKSFKQVQWYGRGPFENYPDRKSGAKMGLYQSSVDSMYVPYLMPQDYGNRCDVHWLKVQNDAGNSLLVKASKPINFSLHKYTTDNLSRAMYTYQLQEAANTLLNIDAEVSGVGGTAIRQLQKYRVQPSVKKYSFSIQPF; this is encoded by the coding sequence ATGAACCACATTCTGTTGTTATTTTTTTTATGTTTTGCTTTTAGCGGTTTTGCACAGGAAGTTGAGTTTCTTCCATCCGATTGGGAAAATCCAGCTGTATTTGAGAAAGGACAGAGTGAGCCTCATGCCTTTCATATACCCTTTGCTACTGCTGATGCAGCCCTGCGCAACCTGCCACATAATTGCGCCAATTACCGCCTGCTAAACGGGCAATGGAAATTTATGTGGGTTGAAACGCCGGATGAGGTGCCCGAAAACTTTTGGGAAAACGATTTTGATGTCTCGGGCTGGGACGAAATAAAAGTGCCTGCCAACTGGCAAATGGAAGGTTACGGGCATCCAAAATTCCGAAATATTGCTTTGTCGTTTGAAAACAATCCGCCCAATATCCCGGATTACTACAACCCAACGGGCTGTTACAAACGAAAATTTATTGTGCCCGACAACTGGCAGGATAAAGAAGTAATGCTTCGGTTTGAAGGAATAAAATCGGCGGCCTACATCTGGGTAAACGGCAAACGTGTGGGGTACAATCAGGGTGGTTTTGAGCCAGCCGAGTTTAACATTACTCCATTTATTGAAAAGGGCGAAAACGATCTGGCGGTTCAGGTGTTTCGTTTTTCCGATGGCTCTTACCTTGAAAACCAGGATATGTGGCGCCTGTCGGGCATTTTTCGCGATGTAAAACTGTATGCTCAACCCAAAGTTTTTATTCACGACTTTTTTGTGGTGAGTGATTTGGATGAGGAGTATAAAAATGCAACACTTACCCTCGATGTTGATGTAAGAAGCAAATTAACCATTGCCAGTCCGGGCCAAATCAGCATAAATGTATTTACAGATGAAGGCTTGTCTGTTTTGACAGACGGAGCAGTGCGCGAAAACTTTATAATTGATTCAATGGGAGCAGTAAAAGTAAAACTGACTTCCCTGGTTATTGATCCACCTAAGTGGTCGGCCGAATTTCCTGAGCTGTTTACGCTGCTGGTACAACTTCAAAATAATGAAGGAAAACTTAGCGAAGCTTTCACCCAAAAAATTGGTTTCCGCGAGGTGGAATACCGAGACCACATTTTAACAGTAAACGGAGTGCCCGTAAAACTTAATGGGGTGAACAGTCACATGCACCATCCCGAACACGGACAGGCCTTACCCCTTGAAACCCTCAGGCATGATTTGCTTTTAATGAAACAGCACAACATTAACTGTGTGCGCACCAGCCACTATCCGCCAAGCCCGGCTTACCTCGATTTGGCCGATGAGCTGGGTATCTACATCGTTGATGAAGTTGGCGACGAAGCGCATAACAATACGCAACTGTCAGATAATAAAGAATGGACTGAAATGTACCGCGACCGTGTGCGCAAACTGGTTTACCGCGACCGCAATCATCCTTCGGTAATTATGTGGAGTGCCGGAAATGAGTCGGGGAGTGGACAAAATATTCACGAGGTAATAAAAACCGGAAAAGCAATCGACCCCAGTCGCCCTGCATGGATGTATGGCGGAAATACCTTTTATATACCGTTTGAAGATATTGTTGGTCCGCGCTACTGGGCTCCTGTTGATTACAAAAACCTGGCCCGCGGCAAAGTGCTTCCTCCAAACGATAGGCGGGCATCGTTTATGGACGAGTACCTGGCTGCCACCGGAAACGGCCTGGGCGGAATGGATGAGTACTGGGAATACATTTGGCGATACCCGCGCTTAACAGGTGGCGCCATTTGGGACTGGATAAGCCCCGGTATAAAAACCACTTGTTGGACAGTTCCTGATCATTCGGTAAACAATATTAACGGGCAAATAATGGGGCGTCCCGTGTTTCAGCAAGGAGCTATGGGCTGGGGACTTGAGTTCTCGGGGCACGATGACTGGGTGGAGTTTTACCGGCATCCGAAACTCGATATTTCGGGTAATCAGTTGGCCATTGGTTTTTGGGTAAAACCCCGGCCAATTGAACAGACCAACGTTTTTGTGGCCAAAGGAAAACACGCTTATGGCCTGCAAATGGCCAATGAGCAAACCCTTGAGTTTTATGTAAGTAATGGCGAGCGCATTTCGGCCAAAGCCAAAGTCCCCGATAATTTTTACGATAAGTGGCATCAGGTGGTAGGCATTTGCAACGGCCGGTCGCTGCAACTGTACCTCGATGGGAAAAATGTGGCCAATGCAAAGTTTTCAGGAAATATTCAATCAAGCCCTTTTCCTTTGTGTATTGGTCGCGAGGCCGAAACACAAGACCAGGGCGAGCACTCGGGGCGTATGAGTTGTATGGTGTTTGACGAACTAAAAGTTTTTGACAAGGCAGTAAGTATCGATGAATTTAATAAGCTCACTACCGGCGATGCCTTGCTGCACCTGAATTTTGAAGAAGATGAAAAAACAGGCGACTTTTGGGCTGTTGGACTGGGGGGCAGAACCTATGGTATTGTTTGGCCCGATCGCACTGCTCAGCCTGAAATAAAGCAGATGAAGCGTTCGGGGCAACCCGTAAAAATGGACGCGGTGGATATTGAAAACGGTGTACTGAAAATTACCAACCGACATCATTTTAAAAACCTGAATCAGTTGGAGGGGATTTGGCAGATTTTGGTTGACGGACAAGCCAGCCAGCGGGGATTTTTTAGCTGCGACATTGCTGCAGGAGAAGCCGGCGAAGTACAGATAGAATACCGCCGTCCGCGTATTGAAGCCGGAACCGAGTGTTTGCTCGAGGTGTCGTTTGTATTAAAAGAAGACCAGCGTTGGGCTGCCAGAGGGTACGAAATTGCATGGGAGCAGTTTAAAGTTCCTACCGATTTTTATTTTGTTGACAAAGAAGCCGTCGCCGGCAAAGTAAGTTTTACCGAAACTAAACGAGAGCTAGTGGTGAAAGGAAATGATTTTCATTACGTATTTGATAAAAACACAGGCCAAATGATTTCGCTAAATTACAAGGGCACCGAGTACCTTGATGGACCGCCACAGTTTAATATTTGGCGTGCACCGCTGGCCAACGATGTAGATCCCTGGGGGAGTTATATGTTTAGCCAAAGCAAGTACATGCCCGGTTTAGGCCGAAGCATCGACAACCAACTGCGTACCCTGGGGATGTGCACCCTGATTCCCGAGCTGGAAAAGTATGATATGCAACAGTTAAACAATAAGGAACTGGTGCTGTCAATGGTTATTTTCTCGAATACCGATACCGACCCTGCCAAACGCAAAGACCACTGGTTTTTTTCTTCGGCTTTTCAGCGCAACGAAACCTGGACCATTGCTGCCGACGGGAGCATTCAACTCGAACAGGAAATTATACCGCATGGCCCCATGCCCGATATGCTGCCCAAAGTGGGTATGCAGTTTCAGTTACCCAAAAGTTTTAAGCAGGTGCAGTGGTATGGCCGTGGGCCTTTCGAGAATTATCCCGACCGTAAAAGCGGCGCCAAAATGGGCTTGTATCAATCTTCTGTCGATTCGATGTATGTGCCTTACCTGATGCCGCAAGATTATGGCAATCGCTGCGATGTGCACTGGTTAAAAGTGCAAAACGACGCTGGAAATTCTTTGCTGGTAAAAGCCAGCAAGCCTATTAACTTCAGCCTGCACAAATACACCACCGATAATCTTTCGCGAGCCATGTACACCTACCAGCTGCAGGAGGCAGCAAACACTCTTTTAAATATCGATGCAGAAGTGTCGGGGGTAGGCGGAACTGCCATCAGGCAATTGCAAAAATACCGGGTACAGCCCAGTGTGAAAAAATATAGCTTTAGCATTCAGCCATTTTAA
- a CDS encoding Gfo/Idh/MocA family oxidoreductase, which translates to MKRRLFLKNAAATTAGAMIIPTIVPSSVFGANAPSNKINVGQIGCGRIAVTHDMPGTMQHDVSRMIAVCDVDSIRMEKGKKLVEDYYKKKGTSVEAKMYADYKDMLADKDIDAVVISTPDHWHSQPAIEAALAGKDIYLQKPTSLTVAEGRLLSDIVNRQGTILQVGTQQRSSSQFLRAAELVRNGRIGKIHTVKIGLPGDPGGPVFETSAVPSTFNFDMWLGSTPEMEYKEKMVHPQHDYSRPGWLRHRNYGAGMITGWGQHHYDIAAWGMDTEFTGPISVEAVAQFPKSGDWNVHGDFMVKQEYANGATVFTSGGYPNGIRFEGEDGWVFVTRGAYRATPTDPIPEGSTKALDASSEDILKSVIGDDETKLYVSHEQHGNWLDCIKSRKAPISPAEISHRTCTICLISDIAMQIPGILEWDPETERFNNNDLANSMLSRPQRYPYGTDYIKR; encoded by the coding sequence ATGAAAAGAAGATTATTTTTAAAGAATGCAGCAGCAACAACTGCCGGCGCAATGATAATTCCCACAATTGTTCCTTCTTCAGTTTTTGGAGCCAATGCACCAAGTAATAAAATTAACGTAGGGCAAATTGGTTGCGGACGTATTGCCGTTACCCACGACATGCCCGGAACCATGCAACATGACGTCTCGAGAATGATTGCCGTATGCGACGTTGACAGTATACGAATGGAAAAAGGGAAAAAACTGGTTGAAGATTATTACAAGAAAAAAGGCACTTCAGTTGAAGCAAAAATGTATGCCGATTACAAAGACATGCTTGCCGACAAAGATATTGATGCTGTTGTAATTAGTACCCCCGACCACTGGCACTCGCAACCTGCAATAGAAGCTGCTTTGGCCGGAAAAGACATTTACCTGCAAAAGCCAACTTCGTTAACCGTAGCCGAAGGTCGTTTGCTTAGCGATATTGTTAATCGCCAGGGAACCATCCTGCAGGTGGGAACGCAGCAACGTTCATCATCGCAGTTTCTGCGTGCTGCCGAATTGGTTCGCAATGGCCGTATCGGGAAAATACATACCGTAAAAATTGGCTTACCCGGCGATCCCGGAGGGCCTGTTTTTGAAACAAGCGCCGTGCCTTCAACCTTTAATTTTGATATGTGGCTGGGCTCAACTCCGGAAATGGAATACAAAGAAAAAATGGTACACCCGCAACACGACTACAGCAGACCGGGGTGGTTACGCCACCGGAATTATGGTGCCGGAATGATTACCGGTTGGGGACAACACCATTACGATATTGCTGCCTGGGGAATGGATACCGAGTTTACCGGACCAATCTCGGTTGAAGCGGTGGCTCAGTTCCCAAAATCGGGCGACTGGAATGTACACGGCGACTTTATGGTAAAACAGGAATACGCCAACGGAGCAACCGTATTTACCAGCGGCGGTTACCCTAACGGCATTCGTTTTGAAGGCGAAGATGGTTGGGTTTTTGTAACTCGTGGAGCCTATCGTGCAACACCCACAGACCCAATACCCGAGGGATCGACCAAAGCACTGGATGCCAGCAGCGAAGACATTTTGAAATCGGTAATTGGCGACGACGAAACCAAACTATACGTTAGTCACGAACAACACGGCAACTGGCTCGATTGTATTAAATCGAGAAAAGCACCAATTTCTCCGGCTGAAATTAGCCACCGTACCTGCACCATTTGTTTGATAAGTGATATTGCTATGCAAATTCCGGGTATTCTGGAATGGGACCCCGAGACAGAGCGTTTTAATAACAACGACCTGGCCAACTCGATGTTAAGCAGGCCGCAACGCTACCCCTATGGTACCGACTACATAAAAAGGTAA
- a CDS encoding PmoA family protein gives MKKLLPILFVVFFALNNLSAQQKITAEKIGDKIEFRINGTLFTNYIISEYEKYPFFYPVNGPSNASVTSMRNANYPHHSSLFFGCDKVNGGNYWQEGLERGQIVSLRADILESGTDKAIIENECIWTRPGAEAPIKDTRRISVSKPSADKFYLDFEITMEMLIDVTINKTNHSLFSGRMDPDLAVINGGTMVNAEGQQGEKGDDGTFGKRSPWIDCYGERMGKKEGMAILQHPGNAWFPSPWFTRDYGFFSPTPMYWPENNGKTKLKKGETISLRYRVIVHSGDEKEAKIAEEFEKFSKE, from the coding sequence ATGAAAAAGTTACTACCAATATTATTCGTTGTATTTTTTGCTTTAAACAATTTGTCTGCCCAACAAAAAATTACTGCCGAAAAAATAGGCGATAAAATTGAATTTAGAATTAACGGTACCTTGTTTACCAACTATATTATTTCGGAGTATGAAAAGTACCCGTTCTTTTACCCGGTAAACGGACCATCAAATGCAAGCGTAACTTCCATGCGCAATGCCAATTATCCGCATCACAGCTCATTATTTTTTGGTTGCGACAAAGTTAACGGCGGCAATTACTGGCAGGAAGGCCTGGAACGAGGACAAATTGTATCGTTGCGTGCCGATATTCTTGAAAGTGGCACAGACAAAGCTATTATTGAGAACGAGTGCATTTGGACGCGTCCCGGAGCTGAAGCCCCAATTAAAGACACCCGCCGAATAAGCGTTTCAAAACCATCGGCTGATAAATTCTACCTTGATTTTGAAATAACCATGGAAATGCTTATTGATGTAACGATTAATAAAACCAATCATTCGTTATTTAGCGGAAGAATGGATCCTGATTTGGCTGTAATTAATGGCGGAACAATGGTTAATGCCGAGGGGCAGCAAGGCGAAAAAGGCGATGACGGAACTTTCGGAAAACGCTCGCCCTGGATTGATTGTTACGGAGAACGTATGGGTAAAAAAGAAGGCATGGCAATTTTGCAACATCCTGGCAATGCCTGGTTTCCATCGCCATGGTTTACGCGCGATTATGGGTTCTTCTCGCCAACACCCATGTATTGGCCTGAAAACAATGGCAAAACAAAATTAAAAAAAGGTGAAACGATTTCATTACGCTACCGTGTTATTGTGCACAGTGGCGATGAAAAAGAGGCAAAAATTGCCGAAGAGTTTGAGAAGTTTTCAAAAGAATAA